cctttctGTTCAGTTTTTCCTTCACACTGGCCTAGTTCAGGCTCTCATCCTCAATGGCCTGGAGTATCCCAACAGCCACCCGACCAGTCTCCATCAGCCCGTCCAGGAACCCAGCCATCAGCTTTAGGGCAGTCTCCCTAAATAACTTCAGTAAATATTCTGAAGTTGACATGTGATGTGGAAGTAATTAGCAAAGTAAGTCATTCTCTAGGGTTCCATAGCACTCACTTATTAAGTGCTTATTAAGCACTTAAGCACTCACGTATTAAGCACTTAATAGTAAGCACCTAATAAGCACTTATTAAGTGCTTTCAAAATCATTATCTTACACAAGGAATTAGGAGACCTCAGTGCTAGTCCAGTTCCAATTCTCGGGGATGATTTTGAGAAAGTCACTTTCCCTGTTGGGatctttcattcttttgaaaATGGAGATGTCCAAGTTCCCTTCCAGCTCTAACTGCTCCTTTTATGGCCTTTCTGTGTTCCAGATGGACTGCCATGGTGGCGTGAGCGGCACCATTTACGAGTACGGAGCCCTCACCATTGATGGGGAGGAGTACATCCCCTTCAAGCAGTACATTGGCAAATACGTCCTCTTTGTCAACGTGGCCAGCTACTGAGGCCTGACGGGCCAATACATTGGTAAGAGCCCACCCTTCCTCCCTGCTTTATTTGGGGCTGTATGGCATATTTCAATCACAGGATCTTTTCTGGTGCACAGGGGGAAGGGTGATGGCAATCATGAGAGTCCAAGCCCCTTTTCCCAGCTCCACCGTGTTCTGTGGTTTTGTGAAGATGATTATATAAGCCTGAGGTCTGATTGCCTCTGGACATGTTCTAGGAGATTCCCAGTTATCTGTCTTCATCTCTGGGCACCTCAACCACCCTAAAGGCAGAGGGATGGAGATTCGGTTTGTGATTAGAGCTCCCTTTGGCTGGAGCATGAGATGGTAACTGGAGCTCCATCTTGCTGAGAATGTCTCATTTTCCCTCAGCCCCATCTGCTTTGGTGCTTCTCTTGGCAGCTCTCTGGAACTCTGGCCTCTGGCAAATTGCCTTGAGGCCCCAGAGTGTATGCATGGTGTAGTGGGATGAAGGGGCAGGCTACATTTCTAATGCCCATTCTAAAATAAACTTTGAAGATGATCTAGTTTAGCCTTCCCCCCTTCTCAATTTACAGATAGGAGACCAAGACTCAGAGTGAAACACAACTTAAGCAGAGTCAGAAAGCTATTAGTGGCGGAATGGGGCATTTGGCCCAGGTTTCATGATCTCCTGATATGCTTACTCCTTTCTCCCTAGCTGGGGTAGAATACAGAGGCTAGGGGAGCAGGCAACCAAAGGCAAGCGACAGCACCCAGGGGAAAACGCTCTGGGGCTGAGCAGTCTGCTGGCAGGGGGTCAGGGAGGCAAGGACAATTTGACCCTCTATGCTCTGCCTGGCAATCAGGCGAATTCCCGTAAGCGGAAGGACGGTGGTCGCGTGGTCCAGTGGCTGTGAGTGCTCTGTCTGGGATGCTTCTCTCTAGCCTTGGAACAGAGCACAGTGCGTTTGGGCAAGAGATGGGCTGGGTGCTGCTGCAAAAGAGACCAGGGGACACTGAGGAAACTGGGGAGCTGGGCCAGGGCCTCATCTGTGTTCCTGATTTGCCAAAGATTATGGGAGGGTTGTAACCTCACCCCAAAGGTCTCTGCCTTGTATCCAGGGATGCATAGTTCTTGCTCCAGGAAACTCAATCCTGAGGGCCCTGAATGAGTGCTCCAATTGGCCCAGGTGGAGGGCCTTGGCAATGGGCAGGTGACTGACAGCTGATTTGAGGAAGGGTATTCTTTTCCCCCAAACCTCCAATCCATCCTGATTTAGAGTCAAGAGGATAGGACCTGAGTCCCAGCATTGCTGTGAACTCACtggtgatcttgggcaagtccctcCCTTTCTCGGGCCTCAGTAGTTCCAGTGGCACAGCAGGTGAGCTGGGGGAGTGGTGTGGATGAGACAGAGCTCCTTGCCAGGATACTCCCATGTCTGCTCTTTCTCTTTGGCCCAGAACTGAATGCACTACAAGAAGAGCTTGCACCATTTGGTCTGGTCCTTCTCGGCTTTCCCTgcaaccaatttggaaaacaggaACCAGGCGAGAACTCAGAGatccttcccagcctcaagtgagTGCTCACTCAGCATCCTAAGAAAGCACCTCTCACATGGCCCATGTGTCTTGTATCAACCCCAATCCATGGTGAACATTTATCAGCCACCAAGAACCACTCTCCTCTTCTAGGATCCCCAGTGAAATGAGGGAATGGAAGGGAAGGGACAAAAGAGGGAAAAGGACAGACATGACTAGTTGTGATGTGCATCTGCGGGGAGCACCGAGGTGGGGGGACACTGAAAAGGGACCAGGCTGGAAAGGAAGACCGCGGACTCACATTATGCCTACACCCACTGCACATTCACTGGCTCCTGCTTCCCACTGCGGAATAAATCCAGACCCCCAACACCCCCCTCCCCTGTTCTGTCCCTTCCTCTCATTTCTGAGCCCTGTGCCCACCTCCTTGGAACCCACCTAAGAACATTCCTCAACAGGTATGTCCGACCAGGTGGAGGCTTTGTCCCTAATTTCCAGCTCTTTGAGAAAGGGGATGTGAATGGAGAGAAAGAGCAGAAATTCTACACTTTCCTAAAGGTGAGTGAGCTCCCACCTGTGTTGGCTGGGACTGCAGCCCCTCTTGGCTCCAGTCCACACCATGAAGGCCATGCCACCTCCCCTGCTCCTGGGCTCTTAGGGAATTTCTTGGTATCTATTGTTCCAGCTAGAGGGCTCTGCAGACCCTGActattggcccattttacaggaAAGGCCCAGAAGGAGGACCCAGAGTGAACATACTAAGGGTTTCACAATCTTCTAGAGCCACAGCTGGCACTGGCAGTCAGTCTTCTAACTCCCAAACTGGGGCTCTTTTCTCAGGGCCAGGCTGTTCTCCCACCCCAGGAAGGTCTAGGAAGGAAGAGGGTCGGGTGGCCTCAAGCAAGGTTGACACTCCTCTCATCCCTGCTCTAGAACTCCTGTCCTCCCACCTCGGAGCTCCTGGGTACATCTGACCGCCTCTTCTGGGAACCCATGAA
This DNA window, taken from Macaca fascicularis isolate 582-1 chromosome 6, T2T-MFA8v1.1, encodes the following:
- the GPX3 gene encoding glutathione peroxidase 3 isoform X1; the protein is MARLLQASCLLSLLLAGFLPQSRGQDKSKMDCHGGVSGTIYEYGALTIDGEEYIPFKQYIGKYVLFVNVASYUGLTGQYIELNALQEELAPFGLVLLGFPCNQFGKQEPGENSEILPSLKYVRPGGGFVPNFQLFEKGDVNGEKEQKFYTFLKNSCPPTSELLGTSDRLFWEPMKVHDIRWNFEKFLVGPDGIPVMRWHHRTTISNVKMDILSYMRRQAALGVKRK
- the GPX3 gene encoding glutathione peroxidase 3 isoform X2, producing the protein MARLLQASCLLSLLLAGFLPQSRGQDKSKMDCHGGVSGTIYEYGALTIDGEEYIPFKQYIGKYVLFVNVASYUGLTGQYIELNALQEELAPFGLVLLGFPCNQFGKQEPGENSEILPSLKYVRPGGGFVPNFQLFEKGDVNGEKEQKFYTFLKGQAVLPPQEGLGRKRVGWPQARLTLLSSLL